GTATTCTTATTCAGCCCGGATCGGGAAACGGTAAAAATGGTTATGGTCTTCGGTTGAATTCTAAGATTATTAACAATAAAACCATAGTTCAAGTTATGATCATTATTAAATTGCAAATCAAAAAAACCGATTTCCCGAACAAAAGGATATGAACTTAATATACTATACGCATATTTCCCCGCCTGCACTGAATCCAAAAAACCCTGATAAAAAGAAACTTCAGGAATTCTATTTTGAAAAAAATCGTTGAAAGGGATTAAGGTTTGATCAAATATTTCTGATTTCCGGTTAGTGAATTCATTTTTTATATGCGATTCTGTATAATTACGGGAAAGAAAAAGGGCAAAAATGTACAGACCACTAATCACGATGAAAAACATCAACAATAGGCCGTAGTTTTTTCGATAGCTATATTTCTCTGCTTTCATAGTCTCCCCGCCTTTAGTCTATAAGATATTTCGCCAAAAATCGCTCCAGCTCATTATAGTAACCAAAGACATTCTCATCCCGTTTAAAAGTTCTATCTTCATCCTCTTTCAGGATGTATTGCACAGGAACATTATTATTCTTTAATTTCTGCACAAATTGATTTGCATCTGTTACCGAACTAAACCGATCCTTTCCTCCCTGTACCAATAGCACCGGTATCTTTACTTTATCCGAATGAAATACAGGTGAAATATTTTTAAATAGCTCAGCCTCCCGAATCGGATTCCCAACTACTTGATACATTTTCTGCACATACGATTTAAAATATGGCGGTATATCTCTAAAGTAAGTGAACAGATTGGTATAGCCGGAATAAGACACGGCACATTTATAAAGATCAGAATTAAAACAAGCAGCGTGTAGCGCCGAATAGCCTCCGAAACCTTTCCCTACAATAGCGACACGTTCCCGATCAGCAATTCCTTCTTTAATCAACCATTTTACTCCATCAGTAATATCATCCTGAATCTTCCCGCCCCATTCCTTAAATCCCGCAGTCCAAAACTTCTTACCAAAACCGGTCGATCCCCTATAGTTCATCTGAAAAACCAAATAACCCCTGTTCGCCAAAAACTGCGCTTCGTTATCGAATCCCCAAACCTCCCGTCCGTTAGGTCCATCATGGGGCAATACAACCATAGGCAGATTTTTGCGATTGGAATGAATGGGATAAGTTAAATAACCCGAAATCTGAATGCCATCTCTCGCCGTATAAGTGATATACTCATTTGGAGAAAGTTCTTTGTCTTTTAGATCGGAATTATTATCTGTTAGCTTCGTTAATTTTTGAGTCGAAAAATCATAGAAATAAATCCCGCCCGGGTTTACGTCCGTATAGGTTTTGATAATGACCTTGTTCCCCGAAATATCAGTATTCAATACCTGAAACTCAAAGCCATCAATCTGCTTCGACAATTGATCATATTTCTTTTTGGTAGC
The DNA window shown above is from Sphingobacterium thalpophilum and carries:
- a CDS encoding S9 family peptidase translates to MKFWIGLFFSAMIMLGCQRHSVDLIPINQFFSTPEKSNFKISPNGRFIAYIGLDNHCKNIYLIDLINKDSSKQLTYQNDINVKSFAWNNDSKISFLTEQSSQDSLRLYAVDINTEKIWTLIKPVRGRFRWIHAMATGGDSFIAGINDRDSSFFDLYRIYLDGRPRELVLQNPGNMSSWVVSNDGQVRLAVANDSVQQSVLYRSSEKEPFKEIIRCDVESSFTPLGYKDSSNAIIYALSNIDRDKLALVSYDLVNQKELGELYSHKDVDVSPGGYFTEQNKLLFVNYSTSRQNRHFFDEATKKKYDQLSKQIDGFEFQVLNTDISGNKVIIKTYTDVNPGGIYFYDFSTQKLTKLTDNNSDLKDKELSPNEYITYTARDGIQISGYLTYPIHSNRKNLPMVVLPHDGPNGREVWGFDNEAQFLANRGYLVFQMNYRGSTGFGKKFWTAGFKEWGGKIQDDITDGVKWLIKEGIADRERVAIVGKGFGGYSALHAACFNSDLYKCAVSYSGYTNLFTYFRDIPPYFKSYVQKMYQVVGNPIREAELFKNISPVFHSDKVKIPVLLVQGGKDRFSSVTDANQFVQKLKNNNVPVQYILKEDEDRTFKRDENVFGYYNELERFLAKYLID